Genomic segment of Hymenobacter aquaticus:
GCCGGGTGTTGGCCCGGTGGTGCAGGTGGTTGTTGCGCCACAGTACCAGGGCCAGCACCAGCAGGCTGCCCAGCACGAAGGTGAGGATGTAGAGCCGGGTGCGGGTTTCAAACTGGCTCCGCTCTTCCTCCAGCTCGCGCAGGCGCTGCTGTTCGGCAAAGCCAATGGCGTCGACCTGCTTGATGCGCTGGGGGTTATACAGGCTGTCTTCGGCCTGCAGCATCACGCGCATGTATTTCAGGATGCTGTCGGGCTGGCGCCGGGCCTCGAAAGCATTGGTGAGCAGGCGGCTGTTGTGCACGATGCCAATGACGAACGGCAGCGTCTGACCAATACTCAACGACTTGCGGGCGTAGTAGATGCTGGAGTCGGTGCTGTGCTCGCGCTGGTAAAGCTCGGCCATGTACTGGTAGGCCCGGCAGGCGCTGCGCAGGTCGTGCTCGGGAAAAGCGGTCTGGGCGCTGCGCCGGTAGTAGGTCAGGGCCTCGGCCGTTTGGCCCCGGGAGGCGTGCAGCAGGCCCAGCTCGCGCAGCACGTAGGGCAGGGGGTTGCCCCAGCAGCTCTGATTGACCGTGCGCGAGTTGCGCGTCAGCGTATAGGCCTGGTTCAGAAAGTATTCGGCCGAGTCGAGCTGGCCCCGGCCTTCGTAGCTGGCCCCCAGGTTGGTCAGCACGCTGATCAGCTGGGAGTCGTCGCCGATGCCGGGCTGCTGGTAGAGGCGGCGGGCCCGGAAAAAGTAAGCCAGGGCCGGCCGGTAGTCTTCCAGTGAGTGGTAGAGCAGGCCGATCTGGTTGAGGGTGCGGGCCATGCCTTCCCGGTCGTGGCTGCTGGTGTGCAGCTGCAAAGCTTGCAGGTCGATGCGCAGGGCCTGGGGCAGATTGCCCCGCTCACCCATCAGAATGCCCAGGCGGGAAAGGCAGCGCCCTTCGCCCTTGGGGTAGCCAATCTGCCGGGCCAGCGCCAGGCCCTGCCCCGCGTACCACTGCACCGAGTCGAAGCGGGAGTAGCGGTAGGTGGCGCTCAGATCGGCCAGCAGCAGCACCCGCGTCGTGTCGGCTTTGGCCGTGGCCAGCGCCGCGCGCAGGGGCCGCGTCTGCGGACTTTGCGCCCGCAGCCCGGAGCCCGACAAAGCGCAGTAGCATAGAAATAGCACGGGAAATAGTTTCCGCATGCATAAAAGTAAGCAACAACCATTCGTCAAATAATATATTATTCGATTAATGGCTGTTGCGGCGGCGGCTAAGGTGCTCTGCGCGTGGGTGAAACGGCAAGCCGCCGCCCCCCTAAGCCAGAGCGGCGGCCTGAAAAAACTTTCCCTACACTCCAAATTTGCGCAGCGTGTAGCCGACGCTCAGCAGGAAGTAGCGGGTGAGCACGCGGCTGCGCACGTCCTCGAAATACGTGTCCGTCACGTTGCGCACCACGCTGCGGTTCTGGTTGAGCACGTCGTACACTTGCAGCTTCACTTCGCCCTGCTGGTTGGCGAAAAACTGCTTGGCCAGGGCCACGTTCCAGAGGCCCACCCGCTGGTTGTAGCCCGCCGCCCGGCCCCCGTTGTTGCTGAGCCATAGGTCGGAAGTCAGCACGAAGTGGGCCGGCAGTTGGTAGTACACGTCGGCCGTGAGCGTCTGGGTGACGTAGGCCGTGTTCTGGCGGGGCAGCAGCGAGTAGCGCGCCGCCTGGTAGGTGAGGTTGCCGCTCAGGCCAAACTCCAGGTGGTCGTTGAAGCTGGAATTGACGCTCAGGCCCTGGCCTAGGCTCCAGGTGCGGGCCTCGTTTACCTGCTCGTTCACGAAGCCCAGGCCGTGGGTCAGGTTGACGTTGGTGGTCAGGTTCAGGTTGATTTTGTGGGTGGCCAGGCGCTGCCCCAACGACAGAAAGCCGGTCAGGGAACGGTAGCCGTTGGCATTCACCGGCCGGGTGGTCTGGGCTCCATTCGCGCCGAAGCTGGTGGCGGCCACGATGCGGTGCTGCACCCGGGCCGCGTCGAGCAGCACAAACACGCTGCGGTTGGTGCGGGCATTGAACTGGTTGTAGGTCGTGAGCAGGGAGTGTACGTACTCGGGCCGCAGGTCGGGGTTGCCGCGCTGCACGTTCAGTGGGTTGGTGTTGTCGGCCACGGGCTGGAGCTGGTCGGCCGAGGGTACGTTCAGGCGGGTGCGGTAGCTCAGGCGCAGCGTACGGTTCTGGCTGCCGTTGTAGGTGAACAGCGCGTTGGGCAGCAGCTGGGTAACGTCGCGGCGGAAGGTGGTGTCGGCCGTGCGGTTCTGCACCCGCAGGCGGCCCCGCAGCGCGTCGAGGCCCAGCCCGTAGGTGTAGCGCAAGCGGCGCGTCTGGAGCGTGAGGCCGGCGCGCTGGGCCCCGAAGCGGCTGCTGAACTGGTTGCTCAGGCCCGAATTCAGCGCGTCGTAGCGGCCGGTGGCTTCGCGGTAGTCGCGCACGGCCCGGTCGGCTTGGTTGCGGATGTCGGTCAGGGTGTAGTGGCCTTCCAGCTTGCGGCTCAACGACACAGGCTCGGTGTACGACACGTTCAGCACGTTGGTCTGGCTGCCGGCGCTTTGCTGGATCTGCTGGTTGAGGCCCACCGTGCGCGGCGCCCCGGGCGGCGTGAAAAACGTGTTGGTGGCTTCGTTGCGCGTCTGCGCATGCTCGTCGGCCAGCACCGTGTTCAGATTCGCCGACAGCGTGCGGCCTTCCTTGCCGAATTTGCGCATGAGCAGCAGGTTGTTGGCCCCGTTCAAGGTGGTTTCGGTGGTGCGGTAGCGCAGCCGGCCCTGGTTGAGCAGCGCGCCGTTCTGCATCGTCGCTTGCTCGCTGGCCTGCTGCTGCCCGGGTTGCTGCCAGGCCACGAAGGGCGTGGCGCGCAGGGTCGTCAGGGAGTCGAGCTTGTAGTCGAGGCGCAGGTTGAGCCGGTGACCGGGCGTGGTTTCGCGGGCCGCCAGGTGCTGGTCGGTGAGCAGGGGCGCGGTGGTCTCCCCGTTCTGGTTGGGGGCGGTAGCGGCGTTTTCGCGGCGCAGCTGCTGCTCGGTAGTCACGCGGGTGCGGCTGCCCAGGTAGCTGGCGGCTACTTCGGCTTTTTTGCCCCAGGCGTCGCGGTAGTTCAGCCCCACCGCCCCCGATTCGAGGATGTTGTCGGGCTGCTCGTTGTCGGAGTCGGTGCCGCGCGGGCCGCTCTGGCTGCTCACCCGCGCCCGGCCGCCGGGGTCGGGGTTGGAAGGGCCGGGCGTGGCGGTAGCCGGGCCGCCGTTCGAGGAAAAGCCCTGCTGGTTGAGGTTGTTGGCCATAGCCAGGGCCGAAATCTGCCGGCCGTTGTTGAAGCGGTTTACGCCCAGCCGGGCCTGGTAGCGCCCAGCGGTGCCCGCCCCGGCGCTGTTGGTGCCGAAGTAGCCCCGGCGCTTGTCGCGCTTGGTTACCAGGTTGATGGTACGCTGCTGGGTGCCGTCGTCGATGCCGGAAAAGGCGGCCTGGTCGCTCTGCTGGCTGAAGAGCTGCACCTGGTCGATGATGTCGGCGGGCAGGTTGCGGGTGGCCATCTTGGGGTCGTCGCCGAAGAAGGGCTTGCCATCGACCAGCACCCGGCTCACGGCCTGGCCCTGGGCCCGGATGTTGCCGGCCCGGTCGACTTCCACGCCCGGCAGCTTCTTGAGCAGGGCCTCCACGGCGGCGTTGGGCTGGGTTTTGAAGGCCCGGGCGCTGAAAGCCAGCGTATCGCCCGACAACGACACCGGGGCGCGTTCCTGCTGCACCACCACTTCGCCCAGCGTCTGGGTCTGGGCCCGCAGCCGCAGCGCCCCCAGGTTCGCCGAGGGTGCCGCGTCGGTCAGGCGCACGGGCACGAGGCGGCTTTGGTAGCCCAGAAACGTAATGAGCACCAAGTAATTGCCCGTCGCCACGCTGCGCAGCCGGAACTGCCCGTCGCCGTCGGTAATGGTGAAGGTCAGGTACGACGAGTCGCGGGCCGCCAGCAACGACACCGACGCCTCGCGCAGCACCTTGCCGCTCACCGAGTCGAGGGCCGCGCCGGTGATGGTGCCTTTGCCGGCCGCCGCTTGTTGGGCCCGGGCCGGCGCGCCGCCCAGCAGCGGGAGCAGCAAGCCGAGAAACAGGAGAATGGGGCGCATGGTTAGGGGCGGCCGTTTTCGCCTTCCAGCAGCTTGAGGCGGAAGTCGGCGCGGGCCTTTTCCTTGAGGTCCTTCAGCTCGTCGGGCGTCACGGTCTGGGCTTTTTCGGCGGGGCGCACCGTGCTTTCGGCCACGGCCTTCAGGTCAATCTTGCTGGCCCGAAACTGCTCCCGGGGGCTTTCCAGGGCCAGCACCACGCCTTTGGCCGGCAGCAGCTCCCTCACGGGCGAGTAGGTGAAGGGCAGCTCCGTGGTGTACCAGATGGTGTAGGTCTGGTCTTTGAACGGCACGGTGGCCTTGCGGCAGGTGTAGCCGGCAATTTTCCTGGTCTGGTTGGTATTCTGCCAGCCGGCGGCCTGGGTCAGGGGCCGGTCGGAGCGGTAGGTGGTAGTGGTTTCGCCCTTTTTCACGCTGACCACCGTGCTGAGCTGGTTGTCGGGCACGCTCACGTACACCACTTCCTCGAAGGGCTTGCCCAGGTTGGTCATCTGCGGAACCGCGCCGGGGCCGCCTTCCACGGTCGTGCGCAGGGCCCCATCCTGGCGCTCTTCCCGGGCGTAGCCGCCGGCAAAGCTCACCGTCACGCTGTAGTTGTGCACGTCGGAAATGTCGGTGGGGTAGTCGGGGCTGCCGGGCTTCACCTCCTGGCCGTTGACCATCACCCGCATCTGGCCGGGGTTTACTTTCTGGGCCGCTTCGTACTGAATGTGGCCGGTGGTGGGCGTCGTCGTCTGGGCGTGGGCGGCCGACAGCAGGGCGCCGGTGCTGAGCAGGAGTAAGAGCTTTTTCATGGGCTGAGGTAGGGGTTGAGTTGACGGCTCAAACCTCCCACATCGGCGTGTTAAGCACTGTTATAGAATGTTAAACAGTGTTAACGCGGCACCAAACCGCCTGGAAACCGGCTATTTTCGGCTTCTACTCCAGTCACCCTCTGCCCCATGAAACGGCGCATCCGCTCCATCTTCTGGCTCATGACGCTCTGCATTCTGGGCATCAACGGCTTCCAGGCGTACTGGCTCTACACCACGTACCAGCTCACCAACACCCAGTTTGAGCGCACCGTGCGCGAGGCCCTGCTGGCCGTGCTGCAACAGCAGCAGCTGCGCGCCGCCCGCCAGCTGCTGCGCTCCACCGCCAACCCCGACCACAAGCCCGTGCGCATCATCCTGCGCCAGCTCGATGCCAATGGCCCCGGCCCCACCGACCAGCTGGAGGTGATGACGCGCCAGCAGGTTACGAAAACCAACGGGGCGCTGGAAATGGTAAAAGTGGAAAAGCAGGTGCGCCTGCGGCCCGGCGTGGCCACCGGTCAGGCCGCCGATACGCTGGCCCGCGCCATTACCCGGCAGCTGCTCCACGACTGGGCCCGGGAGCAGCCCACCGACCTGGCGCAGCTCGGCCGAGCCTACCGCGCCGAGCTGCGCCTACGCGCCGCCGACGCCCCCTTCGTGCTCGATACCCTGACGGCGCGGCCCACGCCGGGCGGCGGCCGCGCCGCCGCCCCACCCAGCGTCCGGCGGCCGGGCTACGCCGTCCGAACGCCGGCGGTGCTGCTCAACCCCGTGCGCGACCAGTACGTGCAGGCTTCGTTTGCGGCGCCTACGTCGTGGGTGCTGCGCCGCATGGGCGGCCTGCTGGGCGGCTCGGTGCTGCTACTGGCCCTCACCACCGGTTGCTTCGCGCTGATGCTGAGCACGATTCTGCGCCAGAAAAAGCTGTCGGAAGTCAAGAACGACTTCATCAACAACATGACCCACGAGCTGAAAACGCCCCTGGCCACGGTGTCGGCGGCGGTGGAAGCCTTGCAGCACTTCGGGGCCCTGAACGACCCGAGCAAAACCGCGAAGTACCTGGCTATTTCCCGGCAGGAGCTTCAGCGCCTTTCCGATTTGGTGGAAAAAGTGTTGCACATTGCCGTGGAGGAGCGCCAGACCCTGGAGCTGCACCCCGAGCTGGTGCACCCCGCCGAACTGGTGCGCGAGCTGGTGGCCCGCCACGAGCTGCAGGCCGCCAAGCCGGTGCGCTTCGAGGTGAGCCTGCCCGCCACCGGGGCCGCGCGCTTCGACCGGCTCCACGTCAGCAACGTCATCAACAACCTCATCGACAACGCCATCAAGTACTCCCGCGAGCAGGTCCGCATCGGCATCCGGAGCGAGCAGGAAGGGCAGGGCTGGCGGCTCACCGTCACCGACGACGGCATCGGCATTCCCCAAACCTACCAGGAGGCCATCTTCGACCGGTTTTTCCGTGTGCCGACCGGCAACCTGCACCCCGTCAAGGGCTTCGGGCTGGGGCTGTACTACGTGCGGCAGGTGGTGGAGCGTCACGGCGGCCACATCCGGGTGCGCAGCACGCCCAACCAGGGCAGCGAGTTTTCCTTCTGGCTGCCCGCCTGATAGAACGACAGTATAAGGATGAGCCGGGTATTTGCCACGTTACACATCACCAAAAAACGTCATGCAGAGGCGTAGCCGAAGCATCTCGCGTGCAACAGTAATCTGATTACTTGAGCAATATCAGCACGCGAGATTCCTCGCGTGGCTCGGAATGACGATAGATTCATCCCCAACCACCTTGCGCATGCCCACCGTTTTACTAGTCGAAGATGAAGCCGCCCTGGGCCTGATCGTGAAGGACAGCCTGGAGATGCGCGGCTTCACGGTGCAGTACGCCGCCGACGGTGAAGAAGGTCTGCGCCTGTTCCGGCAGCAGCCCCCCGACATCGTGGTGGCCGACGTGATGATGCCCCGCATGGATGGCTTCACGCTGGCCGAGCACATCCGGGCCCAGAGTCCGGCGGTGCCCATCCTGTTCCTGACGGCCCGCTCCCAGACCGCCGACGTGGTGCGGGGCTTCGAGCTGGGCGGCAACGACTACCTGAAAAAGCCCTTCAGCATGGATGAGCTTATCGTGCGCATCAAGGCCCAGCTCAGTCGGCTGCCGGCCGCGCCAGCCGCCCAGGGACCTTTGCCGCTGGGGCGCTACCGGTTCGATTATCCCAAGCAGAAGCTCTACCTCGACGACGGCCGCGCCGAGGACCTGTCGAACCGCGAGGCCGAGCTGCTCAAATGCCTCTACGACCAGCGCAACCAGGTGCTGGCCCGCACCGCCGTGCTGCGCGAGCTGTGGGGCGACGACAGTTTTTTCAACGGCCGCAGCCTCGACGTGTTCATTACCCGCCTGCGCCGCTACCTCAAAGACGACCCGCAGGTGCAGATTCTCAACATCCGGGGCATTGGCTACAAGCTGATTGTGTGAGGCCGCCGGCTGCCGTGGGCCGGGGCCGCTAAACTTTCGGCCCAACTCAAAGTATAGTAGCTTCCCGACCCGCCCGGGCGGGGGTGCTTCTGTCCGTTGAGCCTGTTCGTCGTGAAAAAAAGCCTGTTCTCCTTCCCGCAAGTGTTGCCGGCGCTGCTGCTGGCCTCGGCCGCCGTGCTTAGCTGCACCCGCCCGCCGGCTTCCTCGTCGGCCGCGGTTATTGCCCCGGCTACCGCGCCGCCGGCGTTTGCCGCCATCCGGGAAGACGAGCTGCGCAAAGACCTCTTCGAGCTGGCCAGCGACAGTCTGCGGGGCCGCCGCGCCGGCACCGCCGACGAGCTGCGGGCCGCCGTGTGGGTGGCCGAGCGCGCCCGGCAGCTGGGTCTGGAACCCGCCGGCGACGATGGCACGTACTTCCAGTTTTACCCGCTGCGCCGCCTCACGGTGGCCGCCAGCACCAAGGTGCAGGTGAATGGTCAGCCCTTGGCCCTGTGGCAGGATGCCTGGGTGACGGCGCCCATCGAAGCCCGCCTCGACGCGCCCGTCATCTGGCTGCCCACCCTGGCCGACACGGCCCGGACCAGCCTGCGGGGCAAGGTGGTGGCCATGCGCCTGCTGCCGCCCCGCCCGCTGCCGGCCCCCAAGATGAGCCTTTGGGGTTTCCGCTACATTCTGGCCGCCCTCAATCAGCAAACGGCCGTGCTGCGCCGCCAGGGCGTAGCGGCCATTATGCTGGTCGCCGATAATACCGCCGAGCCCCAGCTGGGTTTTGTGGGCCACCGCTACCAGGATGGGGTGTACCAGCTGCCGAGCATGGCCCCGCCCGCGCCCACCGTGCCGGTGCTGCTGCTGCGGCAGGCGGCCGGGGCCGCGCTGGCCTCGGGCAAGGCCCGGGTGAAGGCCGAGCTGGATATGAACACGTTTATTTATCCGTCCGTCAACGTTATTGCCCGGGCCCCGGGTGCCGATGCCGCGCTGCGCCAGGAACACGTGCTCTTCAGCGGCCACCACGACCACGACGGCGTGGGCGACCCGGTCGCCGGCGACTCCATCTGGAACGGGGCCGACGACAACGCCACCGTGAGCGTGGCGATGCTGGCCATCGGGCGGGCCTGGAAGCAGCGGCCCGGCCAACGCTCGGCGCTGCTGGTGTGGCACGGGGCCGAGGAACGCGGCCTGCTGGGCTCGCGCTGGTACGCCGAGCATCCCACCGTGCCGAAAGCCTCGATAGTGGCCGTGCTCAACGGCGATATGATCGGGCGCAACGCCCCCGACTCGGCCGCGCTGCTGGGTTCTACCGGACCGCACCGCAACTCCACCGCTCTGGTCGATATGGCGTTGCAAGCCAACCAGCAGTTTACCAAGTTCACCCTCGATACTTCCTGGGACGACCCCAAGCACCCCGAGGGCTGGTACTTCCGCAGTGACCATGTGCCCTACGTGCGGGCGGGCATTCCGGCGTTGTTTTTCACCACCCTGCTGCATCCCGACTACCACACGCCCCGCGACGAAGCCTCGCGCATCGACATTGCCAAGCTGGCCCGCATGACGCGCTGGATGTACGCCACCGGCTGGGCCGTGTCCAACACCCCGCAGCGCGTAGGGGTAGACCCCGGCGCTAAGCTGGAACGTTGAGCGCTGCCGGCCCGGGGCCGCGCCGCGCCGGGCTAGGGCTGGCGGCCCCACGCTTTGCGGCGCGGCCGCAGATAAAATAATTTTAAATTATAAATATACCTATTACCTTGCAGTCGTTTTCCCGCCGGGCTCGGGAAGGCTGTTACCGCTAAGCCCCCGTTATTCTTATTTCGATTCTACTTTTTTTACGGTCTTACTTTTTATTTCTATTGACTATAGCCATTTCTCTATACCACCGCTACACTCCCTGACTGTACGAGTCGAACGTATGTTCCGCTGACTGGCCAACGCCTGCCTCGGACCGGATACTCCTGCTTTTTATTTCGTATAATAACTTTGTTATCAACTATTTGTTGGCGAATTGTCGTGCCCGTTATTGTGGGTTTCGGTCTGCTCTCCGGCTGCGGCCGGCCCTTGCTGCCGGCCAGGCCGCTACGGCTGTCAGGCCACGTGGTCGACCGGCACACGGGCCAGGCAGTGGCCGGAGCCACGGTGTGGGTGTATGGGCAGCGCGGCAGCGGCCTGGCTTTAGGAGGCTATTCCGCGGTGAACGAGCCGCACGCGGCCGACGCGGACGGGTTCTTTCGGTTTGCATTTTTGCCGGATCCGGGCGGGAGCTACCTGCTGCTGGCCAGTGCGCCGCCGGGCTACGAAACCCTGTGGGGCGAGGCGCCCGGAATCGGGCGGCACCGCCGCCGCAAGCACCTTCGGCTGCCCATGCAGGCCCCGGCCTACGTGCGGGTGCAACTGCTGGACACCCTGCCGCTGACGAAGGCCTGGATAACGGTGTACGGCTACTCGGGCGGGGCCGATGAGTTCAGCCTGCCCGGCAGCCAGAGCTATGTGCGGCGGCTCGACGCCCACGAGCCGCGCCGGGTCAGCTGGAACATCATCACGGAGAACGGGGTCCGCTACGAGGGGTACAAGGATTTGTTAGTTAATGGTTTAGATACGGTTACGTTGAAAATACGCTTTTGATTCCTGCATTCACTTTTTACACTCATTTCTATTTCTATGTCAAAAAATCTATTGTTTCTGGCCCTGTTGGGGCTGAGTATTCCGGCGTATGCCCAGGAAGAGCTGACGATGGGCAGCCTGGCTACCGAGCTGCAAACCAGCCTGAGTACCCTGAAGCCGGGGCGCATGAAAACCACCGTGCTGGCCGACCTGTCGGTGGCGCTGAGCAACCCCAAGCGGTTTGCGGGCAACGGCGACACCATCAACTCCTACGCCAACTGGGAGCAGCAGTACCTGGAGTTCTACCGTACCTCCCTGAACCGCAGCACGCTGCCCACCCTGCCCCAGCTGCGGGAGCGGATTGCTTCCCGCATTGCCAACGGGCAGGTGCCGCTGCTGGTGCTCAACTACGAGTACGACAAGCTGCGGGCCGATGCCGTGACGCAGAAGCTGATTACCATCGACTCGGTGAACGCGCAGGTGTACGACGGCCCCGACCTGACGCGCAGCCCCTACGAGCAGGGCCGCATCTTTGCCACGGCCGTACCGATTGAGAACTATTCGGGCAGCTACTCGCTGTATGTGGGCCCCGAGTTTACGTTTGGCAACCTGCCCACTCAGGAAGTATGGCTCGACAGCGGCGACGGCATCGGCTGGCAGCTGCAGCCGATGGGCTCGACCAAAACGTCGCTCTGGAATAACAACGAAGCCACCTACCGGGCATCCTCGTCATCTCCATCGTCGGCGTCATCGGCGGCGGCGGACGTGACGGGAGTTGTGGAGCAGCAGCAGGTGTGGGTGTATGCCAACGGGGCCTACGCCACCACGGCGGTGCACCGGGCGCAGGCCGCTTCCATTGCCCCGGACATGATTCTGGGCCTGGCGGCCTCCCGCCTCTGGGGCCAGAACGACCGGGCCCGCGGCGTGGGCTGGGTGCGCTGGGGCGCGGGCAACACGTCCGGTAAATTCCGCCGGCCCCTGATTTTTGTGGAGGGCATCGACTTTGCCGATAAGCGCGCCGGCACCCAGTGCGGCAACTTTGCCCCCGGCAGCACCGGTCCGGTGTCGGCGGCGGCGTTTCAGGCGGCTAACTGCGGTGGGGTTTCCAACCAGGGGCAGGGTGTTTTCCGCAATGGCGAAGCTGGCTGGAATGAGCTGGTCGACTACAACCCCGAATACAAAGCCCTGGAAAAGATGCCGGTGCTGCGGGCCCAACTGGAGCAGGCCGGCTACGACATCGTCTACCTGGATTTCACCAAAGGAGCCGACCTGATCCAGAACAACGCCATGCTGCTGGTGGAGTTGCTGGACTACGTAAACAACCCGGCCAACCGCACGGCCAATGCCGAGGAAGCCATTGTGATGGGCGCCAGCATGGGCGGACAGGTGGCCCGCTTCGGCCTGGCCTGGATGGAGCAGCAGGGCCTGTGCCACAACTCGAAGCTGTACGTGTCGATGGACTCGCCCCACCGCGGGGCCAACATTCCGCTGGGCATTCAGTATTTGCTGCGCCGCCTGCTCGACGTGTCCAACGACGTGCAGGACAAAGTGGACAACCTGCTGAAGCCGGCCAGCAAGCAGATGCTGGTGTACCACTTCGACGACTCCCAGGCCATGTCGCTGCGCAATGAGTGGCAGACCTGGCAAAACTCGCCGGGCAGCTTCCCCTCCATGCTGCGCCGCGTGGCCGCGGCCAACGGCAGCAAAACGGCGGCTACCCAGCTGGGCATGTGGCCCGGCATGGATATGATTCATTTGCAGCGCCTGAACCCGATTAATACCTACATAGTGGGCCAGGGCGAAGCCTACGCGCTGCCGGGCACTACGGTGGGTGGCCGCAGCAACACGGTGTTCCGCTACCGCCGGCCGTATAGCATCACCTGGAACTACCGCACAGTCTCGTCGGCCGCGCCGGCCTACGACACGGCGCCGGGCTCGATGTATCGCACGGCGGGCATGGTGCGCGAGGCCAAGAACATCTTCTCCAAAGGCCCCGACTGGAACACGTTTATGCCCACGACCAGCGTGCTGGGTGTTTCGGCGGCGGGCTCCATTTACAGTCCCAACCTGAACTACAACGTCAGCACCATCGACCCCACCAAGCCCGACCGTAGCAAGTACGACTTCGACGCCTACTACGCTCCCGACGGCAACGAGCCCCACGTGCAGATTACCAACGGGCAGGGCTCGGCCTACGGCAACCCATCGTACACCAGCAACAACAGCGGCTGGATTCTGGACGAGCTGGCGGCCTCGCGCCACGACCTTGCCTCGAATCTGAGCACGATTTATAACTTCGGCAACGCCTACCGCCGGTTGTTGCCCTCGGTGCAGATCAACAGCGGCGGGCAGCTGTACATCAACAACGGCTACTTGCCGGTGAATGGTGGCACGGCCGCGACGCAGGGCCTGCCCTCGGTCGGCAACTTCGACATGTACACCTCCAGCTGCGGGACCAAGGTGCAGCTCAACACCGGCGGTATTTTCGCCGTGGGCGTGAATAGCACCTATACCGCTACCCTGAGCATGGCCAACAACAGCCTGCTCGACCTGCGCAGCGGCGGCCGCACCGACGTGAACGTGGGCTCGGTGCTGCGCATCAAGGCCGGGGCGACGCTGGTCGTGCGGGCCGGCTCTACGCTGAACGTCTACGGGCAGGTGATTGTGGAGTCGGGCGCTTTCCTGTGCGTCGAAAACCCGGCCAGCATCGTGGTGGCCTCGGGTGGGCAGTACATCGTAAACCCGGGCGTGAATGCCTACGCCAACCCGGCGCTGGGCCTGGGTACGCTGGCCTGCGCGCCGGTGCCGGTGAGCTGCACCAGCAGCTCGGTGGCCCTCACCACGACGACTTCCAACGTCTCGGCCTGCGCCGCCACCTACCGCTTCACGGCGTCGGGCACCAACGTTGGTTCCAACTACCAGTGGAGCATTGATGGCTACCCGGTAACCTCGTACAACGGCCGCACCTACGTGGATGTGCGCCTCGATGCCTACGACCCGGACGTGGATATTGCCGTGACGGTCAGCAGCCTGTGCCCCAGCGTGGCGCCCGTGTCGACGAGCCGCTACGTGAACAAGTTTATCAGCCCCAAGTGCAGCGGCCAGGCCCGCGAGGCGGTAGTGGCCCAGCGCATTTCGCTCTATCCTAATCCGTCGGACAGCTACCTGCTCATTACGTCCAAAGACCCCGCCCGCACGGCCGTAGCCGCCAGCGGCGAGGATGCAAAACCCAGCCCATCCTACGACTTCCAGACCTTCCGGGTGGAGCTCTACGACGGCCGGGGCAAGCAGATCAGCGCCAAGCAGACCCAGGCGGGCGAGCTGAAGCTCGACACGTCGAAAATTCCCAACGGGCTCTACCACATCAAGGTAATCC
This window contains:
- a CDS encoding response regulator transcription factor, whose product is MPTVLLVEDEAALGLIVKDSLEMRGFTVQYAADGEEGLRLFRQQPPDIVVADVMMPRMDGFTLAEHIRAQSPAVPILFLTARSQTADVVRGFELGGNDYLKKPFSMDELIVRIKAQLSRLPAAPAAQGPLPLGRYRFDYPKQKLYLDDGRAEDLSNREAELLKCLYDQRNQVLARTAVLRELWGDDSFFNGRSLDVFITRLRRYLKDDPQVQILNIRGIGYKLIV
- a CDS encoding peptidase associated/transthyretin-like domain-containing protein, giving the protein MPVIVGFGLLSGCGRPLLPARPLRLSGHVVDRHTGQAVAGATVWVYGQRGSGLALGGYSAVNEPHAADADGFFRFAFLPDPGGSYLLLASAPPGYETLWGEAPGIGRHRRRKHLRLPMQAPAYVRVQLLDTLPLTKAWITVYGYSGGADEFSLPGSQSYVRRLDAHEPRRVSWNIITENGVRYEGYKDLLVNGLDTVTLKIRF
- a CDS encoding T9SS type A sorting domain-containing protein; protein product: MSKNLLFLALLGLSIPAYAQEELTMGSLATELQTSLSTLKPGRMKTTVLADLSVALSNPKRFAGNGDTINSYANWEQQYLEFYRTSLNRSTLPTLPQLRERIASRIANGQVPLLVLNYEYDKLRADAVTQKLITIDSVNAQVYDGPDLTRSPYEQGRIFATAVPIENYSGSYSLYVGPEFTFGNLPTQEVWLDSGDGIGWQLQPMGSTKTSLWNNNEATYRASSSSPSSASSAAADVTGVVEQQQVWVYANGAYATTAVHRAQAASIAPDMILGLAASRLWGQNDRARGVGWVRWGAGNTSGKFRRPLIFVEGIDFADKRAGTQCGNFAPGSTGPVSAAAFQAANCGGVSNQGQGVFRNGEAGWNELVDYNPEYKALEKMPVLRAQLEQAGYDIVYLDFTKGADLIQNNAMLLVELLDYVNNPANRTANAEEAIVMGASMGGQVARFGLAWMEQQGLCHNSKLYVSMDSPHRGANIPLGIQYLLRRLLDVSNDVQDKVDNLLKPASKQMLVYHFDDSQAMSLRNEWQTWQNSPGSFPSMLRRVAAANGSKTAATQLGMWPGMDMIHLQRLNPINTYIVGQGEAYALPGTTVGGRSNTVFRYRRPYSITWNYRTVSSAAPAYDTAPGSMYRTAGMVREAKNIFSKGPDWNTFMPTTSVLGVSAAGSIYSPNLNYNVSTIDPTKPDRSKYDFDAYYAPDGNEPHVQITNGQGSAYGNPSYTSNNSGWILDELAASRHDLASNLSTIYNFGNAYRRLLPSVQINSGGQLYINNGYLPVNGGTAATQGLPSVGNFDMYTSSCGTKVQLNTGGIFAVGVNSTYTATLSMANNSLLDLRSGGRTDVNVGSVLRIKAGATLVVRAGSTLNVYGQVIVESGAFLCVENPASIVVASGGQYIVNPGVNAYANPALGLGTLACAPVPVSCTSSSVALTTTTSNVSACAATYRFTASGTNVGSNYQWSIDGYPVTSYNGRTYVDVRLDAYDPDVDIAVTVSSLCPSVAPVSTSRYVNKFISPKCSGQAREAVVAQRISLYPNPSDSYLLITSKDPARTAVAASGEDAKPSPSYDFQTFRVELYDGRGKQISAKQTQAGELKLDTSKIPNGLYHIKVIQGDEVLQENISIQH
- a CDS encoding M28 family metallopeptidase, encoding MKKSLFSFPQVLPALLLASAAVLSCTRPPASSSAAVIAPATAPPAFAAIREDELRKDLFELASDSLRGRRAGTADELRAAVWVAERARQLGLEPAGDDGTYFQFYPLRRLTVAASTKVQVNGQPLALWQDAWVTAPIEARLDAPVIWLPTLADTARTSLRGKVVAMRLLPPRPLPAPKMSLWGFRYILAALNQQTAVLRRQGVAAIMLVADNTAEPQLGFVGHRYQDGVYQLPSMAPPAPTVPVLLLRQAAGAALASGKARVKAELDMNTFIYPSVNVIARAPGADAALRQEHVLFSGHHDHDGVGDPVAGDSIWNGADDNATVSVAMLAIGRAWKQRPGQRSALLVWHGAEERGLLGSRWYAEHPTVPKASIVAVLNGDMIGRNAPDSAALLGSTGPHRNSTALVDMALQANQQFTKFTLDTSWDDPKHPEGWYFRSDHVPYVRAGIPALFFTTLLHPDYHTPRDEASRIDIAKLARMTRWMYATGWAVSNTPQRVGVDPGAKLER